Part of the Desulfolutivibrio sulfoxidireducens genome is shown below.
TGCCAAGCCTTGGCGAGGGCCGGGGGCGGCGCTTCCGGCCCGAGGCCGTGGAGGTCTTCCGGGACATCGCCACGGGGCTAGGCCGGGGGCTGTCCGTGGACGAGGTCAAGGCCGAACTGGCCGAGCGGTTCCCGGTGGCGGTCTCCACCTCGCGGGTGGCGGCCAAGGCCCGGGGACAGGCCGACCCGGGCGGCCCGGTCGGGACCGGGATCGAGGCGGCGGCGGCGGTGTTCGGCCGGGAAATGGCCCGGGTCCTGGCCGGTTTTCTGGGCGGCTCCCCGGACCGGGCGGGCGTTTCGCTTCCCGGGATCGACGCGGCCTCCCTGTCGGCCGAGGTCGAGGCATTGCGCGGCAAGAACCAGGCCCTGGAGGCCAAGCTCGCGACCCTTGAATCCGAGCTTTTGCGTCTGCGCAAGGACGGTCGCGAGCTTGAGAAATACCTGGTGGAGAAGATCAGGGCCGCCCTGGCGTCCAGGGCCTGAGGGTCACCATGCGCCCTTGCCCGGGAGGTCCGCCGCCGCTTCGGCCACTTCGATCAACAGGGCCTCGGCCACGGCCGCCGGATCGGCGGCCCGGGTGATGGGCCGTCCCACCACCAGATGGTCCGCCCCGGCCCGGATGGCCTCGGCGGCGGTCACCGCCCGGCGCTGGTCGTCCGGGGCGTGGCCGGCCGGCCGGATGCCCGGGGTGACGATGAGGAAGTCGTTCCCCAGGACGTGGCGCAGCATGGCCGCCTCGCGTCCAGAGCAGACCACCCCGTCCGCTCCCCGGGAAAGGGCCTCGCGGGCCCGGGAAAGCACCAGATCCGCCACCCAGTCCTCGCCGTACTCCGACCCCGGGACCGATCCGACCGCCTCGCACGGGGTCGCGAGCCCGGCGGCCTCGGCCGGGCTGTGGCTGGTGAGCACGGTCACGGCCAGAAGCCTGGCCCGGCCCTTGGTCCGGGCCGCGGCCTCGATGACCCCGGGCACGGCGTGGGCCGTGAAAAGGGCGATGTCGTGGTCGTCAAGGCGGGCCACGGCCCGCTTCACCGTCTCCGGGATGTCGTGGAATTTGAGGTCCAGCATGACCTTGCGGCCCATGGCCGCCAGCCGGTCCGGCACGTCGAATCCGGCGGCCAGGAAAAGCTCCAGTCCGACCTTGTAGAAATCCACGCGGGGGCCGAGCCGCTCGGCCAGCTCCAACGCCTGGTCGCCGCTTGGCACATCCAGGGCCACGATGATCCGCTGGGTCGGGGGAATGATTTTTTCCATGGGGCCTCCATATCAAAACCATAGCCCGGAACGCTGTTCTTGTCATCCCGGGCGGCGTCCCTGGATCGGGATTGGGCAACGGTCATCATGAAATGCCGGGGAAATGCGGATATTTCGTTTCAGGCCCTGGGGCGTTGCCGGCGTCCGGCACGGATCAAACAAAAAGGATGTTCAAATCGAGAGGGTTGGTACGGACGTGAGGAGGGCGGGGGGTTGGCACGTTCCTGGCTTGTCGTGAGACCGAGGGGGTGTGCCGTACGCCTTAGGACGCGGGCGCCGGTGGCGGAGGGGTCGTGGACGAGGCAAGGAATGCGCGTCCGGCGGCGGGCGCGTTGACAGCACACCACCGCTGACATATTACAAATGGGGCCACATCGTGTTTCAAGACGAATCACTTCTCATTCCCACTAGTGTACGCGACAGGGTGAAACGCATGAAACGCACCGCCCTTTTCGTTTTCACCATTTGGCTTGCGCTTGACCTTGGCGCGGCCCAGGCCTTTTCCTTTTCCGAGGAGGCGCAACGGGACGCCGCCGCGTCCCAGGCCAAGGCCGCCGCCATGTATGCCAACCTGTCCGCCCCCTGCCGGGAGAGCCTCAAGGGGAAAAAGATCGCCGTGCTCATCGCCGAGCGCCACTCCGGGAAGCTCCAGACCGGCGGCGGCCACGGCCTGCTGCATCAGGAATTCAACCGCCAACTCGCCGCCCTGGGCCTGAACACCGTGTCCCAGGGCCAGATCAACGCCCAGATCGCGGCCGCCGAGATGCACGCCATTTTGAACAACGATCCCGACGCGGCCCTGGCCGCCTCGGGCCGCCTGGGGGCCTCGTTCTTCTTGAACGGGGTCATCAGCAGTCGTAGTGGGAAAAACATGATGGTCAACGCCAACGAGGTGGCCCTGACCATCCTTTTGACCCTGACCGACGGCCGGGGCCGGGTGATCTCCAGCCAGACCATCAGCGCCGAATCCTGGGCCGGCCAGGACGTGCTGGGCGTGGCCCTGGGGCTGGTCCGGGACAGCGCCGGTCCGGCGCTGGCCCAGTTGTACGTCGATTACTGCTCGCGCGCGGGCAGATAACCACGAGGTTGACCACATGCGCACGACTTTCGGACGAGTGGCCCTGGTGTCCCTGCTCTTTGCGGTCCTGGCCGTGTCCGGGGCGACGTTTTTCGCGGGAGCGGCCCCGGCCGCGGACAAGGCGGCCAAAAAGCCATTGGACGTCCAGGCCGCGCCGGATCCCGGGCAAAAGGGCAAAAAGCCCCTGGACATCCAGGCCGCGCCGGCGGCCGAGGAAAAGGACGCCTTTATCGTGATCACGGCCGAGGGCCTGGCCGATCCGAACGCCGACGCCTACACGCGCGACAAGGCGCTGATGATCGAGGATCTGCGCCGCGACGCCAAGGCCCAGATCCTGGAGAAGGCCGTGGGGGCCTACGTCGAGACCTCGACCCTGGTCGAGAACTATACGCTGATAAGCGACCGGGTGCTGTCGCGGTCCCAGGGCCTGATAAAAAGGGTCATCAAGGAATCCGAGCCCTGGATCGGCGAGGACGGCTTCGCCCACATGCTCATGAAGGCCGAGGTCTCGGTGGTGCCCATCACCGAGGCGCTTCGGGAGATGACCCGGGGCGAGCGGGTGGCCCTGCTCAAGGAATACGGCAACCCGCGCATCTCCGTGGCCATTTTCATCCGCGACGCCGAGCGCGGCCCGGATGTGGTTCCGGAGCGCTCGGAGATCGCCGAGAACGTGCTCAAGGAGCATATCAAGGGCTTCGGCTATCGGGTATGGTCCGAGGAGCATGTGGAAAAGCTGCGGGCCCGGCTGGAGAAAAAGACCGAAGGCAATGCCGTGGAGGCCACGGTCAGCGCCTCCTCGCCCAAGGCCGCGGACTTCTCCATCGTGGGCGAGGCCAAGTTCAAGACCGTCAGCGCCAGGCTTCCGGCCTCGGGCCTGACCGTGACCAAGTACGTGCTCACCTCCTGGAGCGTCAAATGCATCGACAACCACACCGGCGAGGAGATCTACTTCAATAATCAGGTGCCCAGGAAGCAGAGTTGGGCCGACGAGGACCAGGCCATCGAGGAGATCGGGCGGATTGTCGGCGGCGAGTTCTCCAGGGAGTTTTTCGAGGAGCATCTGCAGGCCCCGTCGAAGATGTTCCAGCTCGAGGTGGCGGGCCTGCCGAGCTACGATCTGGGGCAGCTTCTGCGCAAGGAGTTCATTGGCCTTCGGCCGGTTTTGAACATCGATTTCCGGGAGTTCGACGCGTCCGGGACCTCGCTCTACGAGGTGGAATTCACGGGGTCGCGGGGGAACTTCAACGAGCTTTTGACCAGCGCCATCCTTGTTCCGCTGAACCAGAAGGTGGGGCAGGGGGCCTTCACCCTGGAGTCGGCCAAGGGCAATGTGGTGCGCCTGAGGTACGCGGCCTCCCTGGACGCGGCGGCCCTGACCGAGAAGCTCAACGCCACGGCCCCGGCCTCGGTGGCCACGGCCGCGCCGCAGCGCATAAAGGAGATCGTCAAGTCCGAGGAGACCATGAAAAAGGTGGCCGAGGTGTCTCCGGAGATCGTCAAGAAGCTTTCGGAGGAGCCGTCGCAGGGGGCCAAGACCGGGCTTGACGCGGTCAAGAACTTTTAGGGAGGCGCGCCGGGGGGCGGCGGACTCCTCGGCGGAAGTGGGTGGGGGATGCCGCCGTCTGTGCGCGTGGCGCGTTGGCCAACCGGGAGAAAAGCAAGGGAAACGGAGGTGGGATCATGAGGGGCGGAGTTGTTGTGACGATTTTGGTCGTGCTTGGGCTGGTCACGGTCAGCGGATGCAAATCGTCGTCGAAAAGGGCCAACGAGATGGCCGATCAGGCCATGTACCAACCCGTGGCCTATTCGGACAAGCCGGGTCCGGTGGTGGTGGTCATCGGCGGCGAGATCAAAAGCGCCAACGCCGGGTATACCCAGAAGGTCGGGGCCAACAACATCGCGGACTACGCCGAACTGGAACTGGGCAAGGCCAAGTTCCAGGTGCTCGAGCGTTCGGACCTGGGCCCCATGCTTCAGGAGGTCGAGATCGCGGCCAACCTGGGCGACGCCTCGCAGTTGGCGAAATTCAAGAAGGGCAAGTTTCAGGCCACCAACTGGCTGA
Proteins encoded:
- a CDS encoding helix-turn-helix domain-containing protein, with translation MPENRLYSIAAVARLLDVPESTLHYWKNRFHAFLPSLGEGRGRRFRPEAVEVFRDIATGLGRGLSVDEVKAELAERFPVAVSTSRVAAKARGQADPGGPVGTGIEAAAAVFGREMARVLAGFLGGSPDRAGVSLPGIDAASLSAEVEALRGKNQALEAKLATLESELLRLRKDGRELEKYLVEKIRAALASRA
- the pyrF gene encoding orotidine-5'-phosphate decarboxylase — its product is MEKIIPPTQRIIVALDVPSGDQALELAERLGPRVDFYKVGLELFLAAGFDVPDRLAAMGRKVMLDLKFHDIPETVKRAVARLDDHDIALFTAHAVPGVIEAAARTKGRARLLAVTVLTSHSPAEAAGLATPCEAVGSVPGSEYGEDWVADLVLSRAREALSRGADGVVCSGREAAMLRHVLGNDFLIVTPGIRPAGHAPDDQRRAVTAAEAIRAGADHLVVGRPITRAADPAAVAEALLIEVAEAAADLPGKGAW